The region AGTCCTACATTGAGCACATTATCCATCTTCACTACAGTACTGTATAATTATATCTCCATTTAAGTGTTTTTCCAATAAGTCTTGTCACGTTAGGTCTTGTGGATTCTCTGCTTGAGTGGTGGTAGCTGTAGTTTCCATCCACAGACTCTTAGTGAATGTAAAGATCTCCAAGTGAAGATGAGGTCTTTTAAGTACAGGTCCTTTTCTTGAGCAcaacttttttattaaaatggtaATCTATTCCTTTTACTTGCTGGAAAAACCAGGCAGGCTGTACCAGCTTAACATGATTTATAGCTGGTCCAAGTTGGTCTACCAGCCGTGACCAGTTTGGACcagcaaaaagaaaagaaaaaatcaaaAGCTGGTTAGGATTGTTCAGACTTGAATTCAAAAACTCTTGAGGCCAACCAAACTAAACTGTTTAAATGAATATGGTTAGTGCAAATCTTAGATGGTTTTGTAAAAAATCAAGTAAATGTCTAGAAGGATGTTGACAACCTTGTTGAATATATGAGCAATAGCACAAGAGTAGTTTATTAAGAGATTATTGCTCTATATCAGCATGGCTGTGATTTGGCCATAGGTAATCGTATGACACGCTTCTATAACATGTCATGTTTCTTGATCTCTCTAGGACTGTCAGAAGAGTGTAAGGTTGCGACACCAGCTTTCACGGATGCCCTGCGGCTCTACAGGCAGGCCAAGGATCACTATGGCACCTGGGACATGATGTGTGGAAACCAAGCACAGGTTGGTGAAGATCATTCATATTCGTTTAGAACATCTGGCAAATGTCAGAAATAAATCATCCTTTACACAAAACAGGATGCTTTGCATATAAAATGCATCGTTCCGTTGATTGTTGCATTTTCATACAGTATGTTTAGTGAGTTTAAGGTGCTCCTAATGCTATCTAATGGTCCTAAGACAATGTCAATGTAGGCGAAATCAAAGCTTCCCTGAAAAAGAACGAGACAGAGAGGAGGAAAGAACAGTTCAGACAGCATTTATCCCTGTGCACTTCTGTTTTCCTTGGCTCATTCGGGTAGAGTTTCCTCTACATGTCCTCAATCCAGGCTTTATCTTCTGTCCCAGACAGGTGGGAGGGCACCCAAACTTTGGCTCAGGTGTGGCTAACACTCTTAAATGAGCAATATTAATTTCACTGAGAACTTCAGCAGTGGAGAATTTGAGATGATCTAGGTTGAAGGAATTAGGTCTACACGCTTAAGGTGGTTTACCAGCCTGCCCAAGATGGTTTACAAGGTTAAACTTGACCCACCAGCTTGTAATTGCCTATAGACCTGGTGATTTGGCAACTGACCATCTAGACCAACTAATGACCATAAATTATCATCTCAGACCAGCTAGATCCATGCCAAACCAACTTCTGTGACTCTTAAACTCATGCtgtactgttcctttaagacctCTATATGTAAATTATCCATTATGGCTAACCTCCATGAGTTTCTTAAGTATTTAATGTGGGTGGTCATATCTTAATGTGCTAATATTTGTGACATCATAATTAATCTTTCTGAATGACCTATTTATCCCTCCCAAACTCATTTAAACACATAAACATACCAAATACAACGTTTTACATCTTTCCATCTGACCTGAAGCCCATTTCTAAAAGACTAGCTCTTTTAAAACTTTGTCTTGATAAATCAGACTGATCACTCTGTATTTAAGCTCTCTAATGTGCTGAAGCAGCACAAACCCTCAATAACGTCTAAACCGCAGAGCAGAGAGACAGCTGAGAATGTGTCATTAGAGGGGTGAGTTATGGTCAGGTCTCTGGTTTATACTGCTGTCTCAATTTAGTCATAGTGTGCTAGAAATAACCTTTCTAATAGATTTAGGAATATCTATCCTGCCTGCTTTCTCACGTACACACACAGATTTGAATAAAATGCAAACAGGCAATCATTAAAATTATTGGGTGCTGGTTGTCCTCACACCTCACACCGTCTCATgcgcatgcgcacacacacacacacacacacacatataaccATACAGTGCCCTTAAAGGGGACTTGTAATGGAAAATACggttgtagtttttttttttttttttttttttatctcatggTATCTTCCATATACAACAAGAATAGATTTGAAATTAATGTagtaattttgaaattaaactCTTATTTTTCCCATAGTTCTTCTGTTGAAATTTGGAGTATCAAagtatgttaaatgttaaatattaaatattttgttctcATACTAATTTTCATTAGTTAAATTAATATTCTTAAAattaaaagcctttttccaCTGCGTATGATGTTTGGCGTCAGTTAAACTATTtaaggttaattttttttttttttttttttttttatggcatCCCTACATAAAAtgtttagtgtttttaatttcaattcAATAACCTTTTGATAGCTTTCAGTGACAAACTGTCcagaatttaaattaaaatgccatttaaaTGCCATTGAATATCTTCTCCTTCTACTATAGCTTTAAAATCCCTTTTATTTTGCGCACATTCAAGTCTGATGCGTCACTGTTAGTCAAGACGTCACTTTTTGTGCATTATTGTCAAAGAATTTGTTTTTACCAAATGAGAGATgacattaaatgtattttctggGGTAGTCAACAGCATAAGTTTTATAGCTTAGGTTGTATTTGGTTGTACCTGGAATATTCCTTCAAAAGCACACTCGCACCTTCCTAAGAAATTGTTTGTTTTGGACTttaaatgcgtttttttttttgtttttttttttgtttttttttttgcttccttCCAGAACACACCCAGGAAATGTTTCTTATGAATGagctttttgtgtgtttgtgtgtgtataaagcCAATTAATGCATCTGTTCTTACACTTTAACCAAGGAAAAATACTACGAGTTGTATATAAAGAAGGTATTGACATTGTCCGTGTGCGAGAAACATGGTCATTCCTCTTCATCCCGACCTCAGCGGTGTTACAGGGCGTCGCGGTCAGCCTGGATGTGACACCACACTGGAAACGGCTGCGTGGGCTGTTATTACTGCTGGGTGTGGGCcgtctgttttttgtttttctgtcaggGGGTCTGCGTGGTGTTACTGCCCACCTGGCCCCTGCGTTGCTATGGAAACTGGACGAGGGGCGGGGGTGAGAGCGATTCTGTACTATTTACTGTCGGATGAAATTGTCAGAAGCTCATGGATTTAAGAGGAACTTGAAATCAAGCCGCTCACCCAAACATCTTTACATGAAGTTCATTGTATAGTTACTGGTACCAGTTTGTTCAGCCAAGCCTATAGCAGTAATTTGAGGTTAATTAGCCATTACTCATTGCTCCATTTTATGTGCATGGTGTGGCCGGATGCCTTACAGGTGACCAGCTAATACACCTCAAATAAATGTGTCAGGCAATCACTGTGAGGTCATAAAGAAACCCTTTTCGCTGACTTCATtacccccctctctctcttcaaCAAACACATTATTTGATATCAGGCAATATTAAAGTGTGAGCTAATCCTAATATTTAGACAGTGAACATGTCATGTTTGGTGTGTTATTTGATGAACCAATTGTCCCATCCCTAAAAACACACATGAAAAGAGCGGACTTATTCTTGCGGACACGTTTCTCGTCATCAAAGGTTGTTTCTGTTTTGGCTGTCATTGCATGAAATACAGTGAGCATGAACAAAACAGCCATCTGTGATGGGTGTCTAAGTTGTGGATTTGAACGATAAAGCATTGTGTTTCAGGAATTGATAGTTTGACATTGTACAGTCTGCAGTCTAGTTACTGAAGATATGCATGCAAAACCACTGAGCAGTTAGCATGAAGTTAATGATGCTCTCGAAACGGTCTTATCAGTTTCTTAAGCACTattcaaattctgtcatcattattTAAATGGTACTTCCAGTTGCTGTGtaaccaatgttttttttcatctacatctttgtgtgtgtttgtgtctagATTCTTGCTAACCTGGCGATGGAGACTTTGCACCCTGAACTGAAGAATCTGATCGTACCTCGGCTGAAAGGAAAACTACAACAGAGACAGAGGGACTGGATGCTGGTTGGTTCTCATATGTAAATTCTGAAGCTGTCAAAAGAATCTTCTGTTCGTTTACACAAGTATTTGCAAAccattttcatgattttataATGCTTCTCTTGGCAATagatgtattaatttattatagattaaaaaaaaattagattcCACATTTTCAAGCAAGTATCAtttggaataaaaataataaaaatattactattggaataaatattactattaaaatatacttacacTATATACTTGCAAAAACAGACAACAgataaaattttcaaaaatcatgtttttatgttattgtgttattgtgttgggtatttttttgttttgttttttaacctagtcaaaaaaagcccaactgcagtttcattgagattaattggaatgcagaatgaaaaaaacatgatttttgagaattgtttttgcaaatgaactctatATACATGTATGATTACACTGTGGAACATTACCAAATGGTATAACACTTTTTGAGGCTTCCATGGCTCACAACTCTCACAATTTTGACAGTTATCGGTGTTTCACAATTTACCTTATCGGTGTAAACCAGCTAGATTATTACCTTGGTGACAAGTTTACTACCTTGTAATGTTCAATACATTATACAAACAAATCATTTAGGTTTGTAAGGCATAAAAACAAATGCACGTGGTCAGCAAATGTCCTGAACATGTGCAGACTTTCCCCACTGACCCACTTATTGAggtacatttgttactgtattaaggaattcatttttacatgtatgtgtatatcTTTGAGGTTTGTTTATCATCTGTTTGTTTGCCCTGTCAGATCTCAGATGCAGTATACAGACAGGTGCTGTCACAGACAAATACTCAACACGAAGCTCTGGCTCAAGTATGTGAGGTGGAGCGCCCCCGTCTGGACTCTGCTCTGCGCACAGATATGGATCAGATCATCACGTCCAAAGAGCACGTTTCTGGAAAGATCCGTGGTAAGAGAAAAACCAATCAACCTTCCCTGTGGAGATTACTAATGTGTCATACATGGCCACACACTTCTGatgttgctttaaaaaaaaaaactctctctcaaaaaaaaaaaagcaggagcaaaaacacattgccTGATTCATGACAATTATGATCTTAAGATgctataattatatatgtataataagaGTATTGCTTTATCATCAGTCTTTTCTTGTGTTCTGATGATTCAGTATTACAGATACTTTTGAATCAACACTTAATGATTGTGACTTCATCTAATACACGGATTATgccacaatttattttaattcacccTATTCCGAGCTGCACTATTTCAGTCTCACATTCTTCCACATGATCCTTCTTTCATTGGAATTCAGTCTCAGTCAACATAGTTTGGCTTTAACCTTTAGGTCTGACCGTCCTGCCATAATGTAGGTTTGGCAAGAGTACTACATTTTTCTTGTGTCATTTGTGGCTAGGACTTTGTTCCACCCATAGCACATTTCAAACAACACGAGCGAAATGATCTTGACAGCATGTTTTTGAGTATTTGTACAGATCTCTAAATTACTTTGGAGTccatctgtgtgtttgtgatagCTCCTTTATTCTTACGGAATAATAGTGGTTGTTTTGACACGTAGGACAGGTGCTTTCCTGCAAACACTTGTTCACAGATACCAGGGCCTATTATGTGTTCTAGAGTCTTAAGCTTTCATAATTGAGTCTTTTCTAAAGCGTTCTTTGTTTTGACACACAATTTGAGGAGTGAGACAACATTTAAACATAAAAGTCCCTTGTAGGTCAGGATGTCTTTCACGTGTGCTGAACATTTCACATGAATTTAAAGCTTAAGTTTTCATGCAAtcaactgtaattaaaaaaaaaaaatttcctctATAAGGGGCGTTCTTCTAGTGCGCTAATATTTGTCTAATCCTCTTCTTGAAGCGTTGGTGTTGCCCCGTGTTGAACACCTTGTGAGAAGCAAGGTTCAGCCCTACATCCACTCCATCCTGGAGGCCCTCATGGAGCCCACCAGCAGAGGATTCTCTGAAGTGAGGGACATCCTCTTCCGTGAGCTGGTGGAGGTCAGCAAGAACACAATGAACGATAGCAGCAGTGAGAAACTGGGAGAGGTGAGGCAGGACTTTGATTAACAATGTTAGCAGAGCCTTTTTAAAGCGGTAGCTAACTCAAAATCTTCTCTTCGTAGCATATGGACAAGATTTCCATGTTGGCCTTCCATCCGGTGAAGATGCAGAGCTGTTATGAGAAGATGGAGGCGTTGAACCTTGAAGGCCTCCAGCAGAGATGTGACGTGTCCAGTCCCTCTGTGTTCATCCAGAGAGCTCAGATCCTCATGAGACAGGTGTCtttcctcatttttttaaatataccattgaaatatcTAAAACTTCTTGAAGTTTTGCAGCACTTGGCACTAGCACTTGAAATCGATTTGATATTAATCATTTCATAGCCTGCATTCATTTTTCTGGTGCCcaccaacaaaataaaaaaaagcattcacaTCCATTTAGCAGTGAGGCCAAGAGCATGAATCAATGAGAAAAATGGTTAAAGCATATTAAAGAGAAAGCGGTTTATTGTTAATGAGCGCCACCCTGAGGTAATACCTCTTATTGCAGGTATGTTGGCAATTGAGACTCATACTGagattttacaaaattaaaaaaaaataataaataaaaaatagcaagTGAAACAGATCacatctatctatatgtctgtctgtctatcaatcTATCTGTCTATTCTATTTTGGTGTATGATATCCCATGGTCATTTTAGTATTATATGCATGCAGAAAATGTGCATACTGATTGCTTTTACTTTGTGATATGTTATTCCAAAATAGCCTTTGTCCTTTAGAATTATATAATCTTTACAAATAAAGCATCAAAGTTGATGATAATCCTTCCTAAAATTCCTCTATTGATGTATGTAGCAAATGGACAACGCAGTGCACACATTTGAGCAGCTGGTCCATCAGAGTCTAGACGGCCACAGTGGGGAGGATCTCTGCAAGACCATCCAGCGCTGTCAGGACCGAGTACTCAAAGTAAGTGCGTTAGTTGGGTCTTTACTCTGCAAAGCTGAAACAGCTCCTGGGTCATTGCTGTATTagaataaaaatgaagaaataaaggTGGCCTTTAAAAACATTCTATTTGTTTGTGGCCTGCAGAAATATGACTATGACAGCAGCACAGTGAGGAAGAAGTTCTTCAGGGAGGCTTTGCTTCAAATCATCATACCGTACATGCTGAAACAGCTCTCCCCATCCTGTTCACCGGTTGGTACAAGGAATCAGCCTCTCTCTGTGATATTCGGAAGTGCTGTTgttctgtgtctttttttttttttttttaaggaattttATGCTACACATCCCCTTGTAAGAAAaaacagatcttttttttttttttttctttctactgTTAATATTTCTCAGATATTAATGGGGGCTCAGGTAAAAAAATGTCaccaaaagagagaaaatgaccCAGAAATTAAACTGTTGAcacatcataataataataattattattattattattattattattatatttaactgggtaatttattattcaaatttattgacttgttgctaataataataatattgattcTGTTGTTAAGTAGTATTTGAAACCAGATCATATAAAAATAGTACTGTTGttgtagtttatatttttattattattattattattattattattgataagatgattatataaatactaaattatCTGGTTACAAATAGTACTACTACCACAATCACTACtactactgttattattattatatgtaattGGATGATTTATtatgattaaaattaatttatcttGTTGCTAATTATTATGCTAATTATCATCTTGTTGATGATCATTATAATGATTATGGTGCTGAtgatagtagtagtagtatttgtaaccagattatataaaattattacagTTGTAGTTTATTCTTcttagtattattaataatgttattaatatagttattattagagattatatataaaataaattatctgGTTACAAATACtactatcatcatcatcatcatcatcattattactattattattattattatttgtaaccagatcattataaatgtatataatttatacatttattatatctTGTTGCTGATaataatagtttattattattattattattattattattatttgtaatcaGATAATTAATTCCATACAATGAGTTGATTTATTGGTCTTTTACAGTTAATTTATAGATAGAGCctaattatttatcatttattttaaattataaatatacatattttacacaaaattaggaaacatggtgtgttttggtgttaaaaaaacctttttgtttttgacatgTAGGATCTGCCCAAGTTCAAGGAGCTCATCTTTGAGGACTTCTCTAAATTCATACTAGTAGAGAACATCTTTGAGGAAGTGGTCCTGCAGTCAGTCAGCAAGGACATCATGATGGGTGAGTGTTTGCACAATATAGCACAGCCTCCATACCTTGCTGCTTAAAAATAGTGTTGCAATGTGTTTTCAATCATTCCTTTTTAATTCTGCAGCTGTGAAGGAAGCTGCGCTCCAGCGAAGGCACAACCTGTACAGAGACAGCATGGTCCTGACCAACAGCGACCCCAACCTGCACCTGCTGGGAGAGGACACCATCGACTGGGCTGACCAGTTCGGAGGAGTTAAGGGAGAGAGGCAAGGTGACGAAGTGGTCAACAGGAGACGCAAACAGATCGTCTCCATGATCCACCTGGACGGGATGCCTCTACCATACGAGTCCTGCCAGGAAGTACCAGGAGTGTACGGCATCCCAGAGGAGAACGAAGGGCAGACAGAACAAGATCTTGAAACAGAAAAGCCTGCGAACCCAATACAGCACGTACCCATCGAGAAAGAACCAGGTTCTCCTGACAGCATCAATGAGATCCGAGACCTCATAAACCCTGTGCTGGAATTTGTCGAAAAAGACTGCTCACAGTTGACCAACGGGATGTTGCCTTTGGAAGAAGGCGATGAGGTGAAGCACATCACAACGGTAACAGAGATCGTGCCAAGGGAATCACCAAAAAAGGTTGACGAAGAATTGGATACCACCCAGATCGAACAGTCTTTAGAAGAGGAGCAGTCCGTATCCGCCATTGAAAGCGCCATTCAACAGATCGAGATCGCCATCCAGGAAGACCCCAGCGAGAACCTGAGCGAATGCGCCATTGACTCTGATGGGGAATTCGCTCAAACCTCTACCAACTCCAGCCCTCTTCATCATGATGACAGTGGGTTTCAGTCTCCAGCCAATGAGAATGTAGAAGAAGTGGAGCCTCAGGCAATCACAGACGAGGTGGTGGACACAGAGCAAGTGATGTTAACTCTGGTGGAGGGAGTGAAGTGTAGCATTGATTTAGACGCCAAAGCTCCTTGTGATGCTTCAGAAAAGAAATCAGAATTTGAAATCGAAAGTTGAGATATAAGCGAGatataaaacatattataaACTGAAAGTGTTTGCTGACACACTTTTGTTTGCTTTCCATCAGCAACACTTTATGGGTGATATTTCAGCCAGTTtgttgttaatttaatttaattttaattacagttttattttctgtttttccagTTAATTTAGACATTTTGTGGATGTTTATCAATGAGAAAtttgtgtatatgtatacatattgAATATTCTCATAGGCTATATACACAGATTTATATGACCTTCTgtgcctttattttattttatgtaactcATGACTCCCACACTAATTATAATGTGGCAGAGGTTTCATAAACTGTCATTATCTTGGACAGTTCCATTTCCTGTTCCTGTGCTCACTTGTTAGTTTGGTTGCGGGTGGAGTAAACCAGCATGCTTCCACCTCTTGACATCGGTGAGGAGGTTAGTATTGTAACTAATGCAAATGTGTGGACTTCACCTGAATGTACTCGTATGTACAGTGAAGTGACTTGGTGCATTAGAAAGGATCTCAAAAGTACAGTGATATTTCATAGGGTCCATCTGAAACTTTAGTCTTTTTTGCCTTCTGTTAATTGTGGAATATATTCAAACACTAATTGTGCATGTATTAATGCAGCGTAATTAAGCACTTAAACAATAACTCTGCAAATGCATTCAGATAAATTAAAGCTTGCTTTTTAATGCTTGTAGACTTTCTTTTGTGGTTTTAAAGTGAGCTAGTTCCTATAGAAAGCATTAACACTCTGTAATGTGTGTTTAGTTCTCACAGACGTGCTGTGACCCAGATTCACATCCTCCACCTGTTTATGTGTCTTAAGGAAGATGGAAATCCCATTACTGAGTTGCAGATAGAGCTTAATGGCAAAGGATTGAAGTAGGTGTAGAAAAATCCTTCGAATCAGTTCACATCTTAGTTTAGTAGCTTTGTGGAAACTTTGGGGAGCTCAGCTCATGTGTGAACGTGAGGAATTCTGGGACATCATACAGGACTGATGGGCAAAGGTTTGCTCTGGTATGTAGCTGTgggattttctttctttttttctttttttgctaaATTACTAGAATTACCGTTAATTCATTACTGGACATTTATGTTTGAATGTTTTCTGCTCATTTATCTATCATTTTAGCTCCACGCATATTTCActggttatttatttttaaagtgtgaTATTTTCTACATCTTCTGTTCCTTTGTAAGGCAGCAATGGATAAATAAAtgactattattttgaaatgtgtatgctgtgtaaattaatttaagaTGTTACACtggcattcaaaagtttggagtcattttcttaaagaaattaatacgcattaaattgatataaTGACTTCTAAGACTTAcacagttacaaaaaaaataatctatttCAAATGCTTTTCTGTTTGAACCTTTGATTCATCAGATaatcatgaaaaaatatattatagtttccacaaaagtattaaGGAGCACAACTATTTTGAACATTGACAAGAAATGCTTCTCGAACActaaatcagcacattagaatgaagATGCTGCAAATCACAGGAattaaatgcattacattattacaaattgcatgtattttagattaaataaatgtagccttggttgGCTTAAAATCCTTCTTaccaaccctaaacttttgaacgttagTATAAATTTTAagctttatatataaaaacctGACTACCAGGACAAGAAGTTTtgtgaatttagtatttttttcatgtcattaTATTGTTTAGagcataaaaaacaaatttgaaaaatagaatttttgaaaaatattgtaTGCTAGGTGCTCTGTAGAGGACATCAGGACTTTAAAATgtcctgtttttaaaaaaaaaaaaaaatggatagaAATTAATAGACATGAAAAGGCAAAAAGAGTGGGATCTTTGTTTTTAATCacaaatcaatttttattttttataacaaactaaagatatttttctttattgctTTTTGCTGCCTCTGGGGCAACTGATAAGTCATTTTGAAGGCATTCGCTATCATTGCTATGCAGATGATATTCAactatatatttcttttaagtctcatgaaattacaaaattgtctactcttttaaattgtataaactctattacatgcatttatttccTCGCGCCTTGATTATTGCAACTCTCTTTATACCTGTCTTAGTAATTCATCCCTCAAATGTTTACAAGAGGTTCAAAATGCTGCAGCTAAGCTTTTAACCAAGTCATCAAAGAGATCTCACATAACCcaaatatgaatttctttacaTTGGCTCCCTGTCAAATttagaattaattttaaaattctcATCATGGTGTTTAGAGCGTTGCATGGTCAAGCCCCTGTGTATATAAGAGATGTTGAAACCCTATAACTCTAATGGCAATCTGAGATCCTCAAATGTGACCCaggactacaaaaccagtcttaagtcgctggggtatatttgtagcaatagccaaaaatacattgtatgggtcaaaattatagatttttcttttatgccaaaaatcattaggacattaagtaaagttcatgttccatgaagatattttgtaaatttcctactgcaaatatatcaaaacttataatatgcattgctaagaacttcatttggacaactttaaaggcaattttctcaatatttagattttttgcaccctcagattttcaaatagttgtatctcagccaaatattgtcctatcctaaccaaccatacatcaatggaaagcttattatttatgaaaattagaaaaatgtacccttatgactggttttgtgg is a window of Onychostoma macrolepis isolate SWU-2019 chromosome 21, ASM1243209v1, whole genome shotgun sequence DNA encoding:
- the niban2a gene encoding protein Niban 2a, encoding MGDVISTNLDEGKREMITARTSAVMAEFGRFYEQQYAVALFNSVRYEIEGGGNTQTQLLHRKDPLKNKSIFSGGLFQYLEESKKWRSRFLYVGDSYNISLYESKAAHDRGLHSKGAINCAGYRALTSMEEYLGLLNNSLSDTKAKAAGAPFLKCPTQFPIILWHPYARHHYFCVMTEKEQKKWHAVFQDCVRHSNNGLSEECKVATPAFTDALRLYRQAKDHYGTWDMMCGNQAQILANLAMETLHPELKNLIVPRLKGKLQQRQRDWMLISDAVYRQVLSQTNTQHEALAQVCEVERPRLDSALRTDMDQIITSKEHVSGKIRALVLPRVEHLVRSKVQPYIHSILEALMEPTSRGFSEVRDILFRELVEVSKNTMNDSSSEKLGEHMDKISMLAFHPVKMQSCYEKMEALNLEGLQQRCDVSSPSVFIQRAQILMRQQMDNAVHTFEQLVHQSLDGHSGEDLCKTIQRCQDRVLKKYDYDSSTVRKKFFREALLQIIIPYMLKQLSPSCSPDLPKFKELIFEDFSKFILVENIFEEVVLQSVSKDIMMAVKEAALQRRHNLYRDSMVLTNSDPNLHLLGEDTIDWADQFGGVKGERQGDEVVNRRRKQIVSMIHLDGMPLPYESCQEVPGVYGIPEENEGQTEQDLETEKPANPIQHVPIEKEPGSPDSINEIRDLINPVLEFVEKDCSQLTNGMLPLEEGDEVKHITTVTEIVPRESPKKVDEELDTTQIEQSLEEEQSVSAIESAIQQIEIAIQEDPSENLSECAIDSDGEFAQTSTNSSPLHHDDSGFQSPANENVEEVEPQAITDEVVDTEQVMLTLVEGVKCSIDLDAKAPCDASEKKSEFEIES